CCTCTTGGTTGTGTCATGCGCTCCTAAGAAGGACAAATCCTCTGTCACCGGCTGGACTTACAACGATCCCCAAGGTAACGGCTTCAGGGTTGCGAAAGCAAAAGAACAGGCTACTGGCCCGGGTCTTGTCTTTGTACAAGGCGGTACCTTTACCATGGGTGCCACCCAGGAAGACGTCATGGGTGAATGGAACAACGTTCCCCGCCGTGTGACCGTAGCGTCCTTCTACATGGATGAAACCGAAGTCGCCAACGTACACTACCGCGAATATCTTTTCTGGATCAGCCGCGTTTTCCAGGAAGATACGGCCGTTTACAACCACGCCCTGCCCGACACCCTTTGCTGGCGCAGTGCCCTGGCCTACAACGAGCCCTATGTAGAATATTACTTCCGCCACCCCGCTTATAACTTCTATCCGGTGGTTGGTGTCACCTGGAAACAAGCCCACGACTTCTGTCTGTGGCGCACCGACCGGGTCAACGAAGAAATCCTTTTCGAAAAAGGCCTCACCAACAAAAAAGCCGAGCTCCAAAAACAAATGCAAGGCGGTGGTCAGGAAAACTTCAACACCAAGGCCTACCTCCTCGGTGAATACCAGGCAACCCCCGGTAAAAACATGAAGGAATTCAAAGACCCCATCACCAAGCAAACCCCCACCAATATCTCTTTCGAGGACGGCCTGATCCTCCCCGACTACCGTCTCCCGACGGAAGCCGAATGGGAATTTGCCGCCTATGGGTATGTCAACCAGAACCCCCAACCCCGCAAGAAAGAAAAGGGTAAGAGGGGTGAAGAACTGGTCGCCAACAAACAGGTTTATCCCTGGTCTGAAAACGTCAACGGCCTCCGTTATACCCGCCACGGCAGCATGCAGGGTGAATTCCTTGCCAACTTCAAACGCGGTTCGGGTGACAACATGGGTGTCGCAGGTGGTCTGAACGACCGTGCCCCCATTACCGCTCCTGTAAAATCCTTCCTCCCGAACGGTTTCGGCCTGTACAACATGGCCGGCAACGTGAGCGAATGGTGCGCCGACGTCTACCGCCCGCTTTCTTCCGAAGACATGGACGACTTCAACCCCTACCGCGGTAACCGCTGGCAGAAGGTCGATATGTCCACCGGCAAACCGGAAAGGGATTCCCTCGGCCGCATCAAGATGGTCGACGTCACCGACTCCGAAAGCAACAACCGCCGCAACTATCAACGCGGTAACGTGATCAACGAGCTCGACGGCGACTCCTCTTCCCAAGTCTTCTACGACTACGGCAAAACTACCCTCATCAACGACCACAGCCGCGTCGTC
This region of Dinghuibacter silviterrae genomic DNA includes:
- a CDS encoding SUMF1/EgtB/PvdO family nonheme iron enzyme encodes the protein MQKLLKQNAVLLLSVSLLVVSCAPKKDKSSVTGWTYNDPQGNGFRVAKAKEQATGPGLVFVQGGTFTMGATQEDVMGEWNNVPRRVTVASFYMDETEVANVHYREYLFWISRVFQEDTAVYNHALPDTLCWRSALAYNEPYVEYYFRHPAYNFYPVVGVTWKQAHDFCLWRTDRVNEEILFEKGLTNKKAELQKQMQGGGQENFNTKAYLLGEYQATPGKNMKEFKDPITKQTPTNISFEDGLILPDYRLPTEAEWEFAAYGYVNQNPQPRKKEKGKRGEELVANKQVYPWSENVNGLRYTRHGSMQGEFLANFKRGSGDNMGVAGGLNDRAPITAPVKSFLPNGFGLYNMAGNVSEWCADVYRPLSSEDMDDFNPYRGNRWQKVDMSTGKPERDSLGRIKMVDVTDSESNNRRNYQRGNVINELDGDSSSQVFYDYGKTTLINDHSRVVKGGSWNDRAYYLSPGTRRFLDEDHSDCTIGFRCAMTRYGSQEGNGSRTGNWFDKRRQNSRKM